Proteins from a genomic interval of Euzebyales bacterium:
- a CDS encoding ABC transporter ATP-binding protein: MIEVRDLRKSYGPVEAVRGISFDVRRGEVFGLLGPNGAGKTTTVEILEGHRTRTSGRVEVLGVDPGHGGRELRERIGIVLQEAGVDDEFTVRELVTLYRGMYPRRRAVDELIELVGLADKADARVKTLSGGQRRRLDLALGLVGDPELIFLDEPTTGFDPSARRRAWELVDNLKTLGRTILLTTHYMDEAQHLADRVAVMAKGRLVALGTPDELRDAQSADAVISFRLPADARAADLPTLGAVDVLVAGTQITAHTPTPTATLATLTAWAATRRVELESLRLDRPTLEDVYLRLIGEQSGG; this comes from the coding sequence ATGATCGAGGTGCGCGACCTGCGCAAGTCCTACGGCCCGGTCGAGGCCGTCCGCGGCATCTCCTTCGACGTGCGGCGAGGCGAGGTGTTCGGGCTGCTGGGGCCGAACGGCGCGGGCAAGACCACGACGGTCGAGATCCTCGAGGGCCATCGCACCCGTACCAGCGGCCGCGTGGAGGTCCTCGGGGTCGATCCCGGGCACGGGGGTCGCGAGCTCCGCGAACGGATCGGCATCGTCCTGCAGGAGGCGGGCGTCGACGACGAGTTCACCGTCCGCGAGCTCGTCACGCTGTACCGCGGGATGTACCCGCGGCGGCGGGCGGTCGACGAGCTGATCGAGCTCGTCGGCCTGGCCGACAAGGCCGACGCGCGCGTCAAGACGCTGTCGGGCGGGCAGCGGCGCCGGCTCGACCTCGCGTTGGGGCTCGTCGGCGACCCCGAGCTCATCTTCCTCGACGAGCCGACGACCGGGTTCGACCCGTCGGCGCGCCGACGGGCGTGGGAACTGGTCGACAACCTCAAGACGCTCGGCAGGACCATCCTGCTGACGACCCACTACATGGACGAGGCGCAGCACCTCGCCGACCGGGTCGCTGTGATGGCGAAGGGCCGGCTGGTCGCCCTCGGCACGCCCGACGAGCTGCGCGACGCACAGTCCGCGGACGCGGTGATCAGCTTCCGGCTGCCGGCCGACGCGCGAGCGGCGGATCTGCCCACGCTCGGCGCCGTCGACGTACTGGTCGCCGGGACCCAGATCACCGCCCACACGCCGACGCCGACGGCCACGCTCGCGACGCTGACCGCCTGGGCCGCCACCCGGCGCGTGGAGCTCGAGTCCCTGCGCCTGGACCGCCCCACCCTCGAGGACGTCTACCTGCGACTGATCGGCGAGCAAAGTGGCGGTTGA
- a CDS encoding TIGR04282 family arsenosugar biosynthesis glycosyltransferase, with protein MAIAVVAKAPVPGRVKTRMQPVLSAAQAADLAAAMLADVTAAAQATGAQVWWSYAGDRAVLDALRPAGVLLLAQVGEGLGARLAHAHTTLHGRAERVLLVGADCPTLDAAALRSASALLDDHDLVLGPADDGGYTLAGTRTSAPSLFTAVPMSTPHTAVDTLAEAERLGLRSAVMTARPDLDRVGDLRHALAGGWLASAPRTRAIAAGLVPAS; from the coding sequence GTGGCGATCGCCGTCGTCGCCAAGGCACCGGTGCCGGGGCGCGTGAAGACGCGGATGCAGCCCGTCCTGAGCGCCGCGCAGGCAGCCGACCTCGCGGCTGCGATGCTCGCCGACGTCACCGCCGCGGCGCAGGCGACCGGCGCGCAGGTGTGGTGGTCGTACGCGGGGGACCGTGCGGTGCTCGATGCGCTGCGACCGGCCGGCGTGCTGTTGCTCGCGCAGGTCGGTGAGGGCCTGGGAGCCCGCCTCGCCCACGCGCACACCACCCTGCACGGTCGCGCGGAGCGGGTCCTGCTGGTCGGCGCGGACTGCCCGACGCTCGACGCCGCCGCACTGCGATCGGCGAGCGCGCTGCTCGACGACCACGATCTCGTGCTCGGCCCCGCCGATGACGGCGGCTACACGCTGGCGGGCACGCGCACGTCTGCGCCATCGCTGTTCACGGCGGTGCCGATGAGCACGCCGCACACGGCGGTCGACACGCTGGCCGAGGCGGAGCGCCTGGGCCTGCGCTCGGCTGTCATGACGGCGCGTCCCGACCTCGACCGCGTCGGCGACCTGCGTCACGCCCTGGCCGGCGGCTGGCTCGCGTCGGCACCCCGCACCCGCGCGATCGCCGCGGGCCTGGTGCCCGCATCGTGA
- a CDS encoding 3'-5' exonuclease: MRSWLRRRDDRDWRDVELLALDFETTTGEPREAEPLSVGWVTVRHGRVHLADAGYRLVAHDGHLPHAALPIHGLLPTDLSGGGSLDDVADRLREVARDRVVVAHGAWIEHALLGRLGVGHAGVVDTMAIVRRLDERDGGAPRAASLNATARRFGVTPFRAHHAFGDALTTALLLVVLATRLERARGRCPVDDLLRLGRT, translated from the coding sequence ATGCGGTCGTGGTTGAGGCGTCGCGACGACCGGGACTGGCGCGATGTCGAACTGCTGGCGCTGGACTTCGAGACGACGACCGGTGAGCCGCGCGAGGCCGAGCCGCTGTCGGTCGGCTGGGTGACGGTCCGCCACGGTCGCGTGCACCTGGCGGATGCCGGGTACCGTCTGGTCGCCCACGACGGGCATCTCCCACACGCGGCCCTGCCGATCCACGGGTTGCTGCCGACGGACCTCAGTGGCGGCGGATCGCTCGACGACGTCGCCGACCGCCTGCGCGAGGTCGCGCGTGACCGGGTCGTCGTCGCCCACGGCGCCTGGATCGAGCACGCCCTGCTGGGACGCCTCGGCGTCGGTCATGCCGGTGTGGTCGACACGATGGCGATCGTGCGCCGTCTCGACGAGCGCGACGGCGGCGCGCCGCGCGCCGCCTCGCTGAACGCGACCGCGCGCCGCTTCGGCGTGACCCCCTTCCGCGCGCACCACGCGTTCGGTGACGCGCTGACCACCGCCCTGCTGCTGGTCGTCCTCGCCACGCGTCTCGAACGGGCCCGTGGCCGCTGCCCGGTCGACGACCTGCTGCGTCTGGGCCGGACCTGA
- a CDS encoding cupin domain-containing protein, producing MNELKVVRGGDLSDETSQSGGMTRRAAVSGDLVGASALWMGETRVAPGTASQPHHHGRSETGIYVVAGTPVFSYRDDRGELVRLTTTPGDYVYVPPQVPHIEENPSQDIEAVVVIARTTQEAIVVNLHVL from the coding sequence ATGAACGAGTTGAAGGTCGTCAGAGGCGGTGACCTGTCGGACGAGACATCCCAGTCGGGAGGTATGACGCGACGTGCCGCCGTGTCGGGCGACCTGGTCGGCGCCAGCGCGTTGTGGATGGGCGAGACGCGGGTCGCGCCGGGAACGGCCAGCCAGCCCCACCACCACGGCAGGTCGGAGACGGGGATCTACGTGGTGGCCGGCACGCCGGTCTTCTCGTATCGCGACGACCGCGGCGAACTCGTCCGGTTGACCACGACCCCAGGCGACTACGTCTACGTGCCGCCGCAGGTACCGCACATCGAGGAGAACCCGTCGCAGGACATCGAGGCGGTCGTGGTCATCGCCCGTACGACGCAGGAGGCGATCGTAGTCAACCTGCACGTGCTGTAG
- a CDS encoding substrate-binding domain-containing protein — MQERVEPNTRRSWLLRGAVALSAIVLGVLVGFALVGFDIVDRSETTSTAEVGSTASQSPDASCPSAEQAELVVAAAPEIAAAVRNIAREAAERASLRCVQIEVRGVAPPTVRDALSRGWNTESDGPAPHVWIPTTSTELALAAGTRGVGDMLDVSDAPSVARSPSVIAMPQPMADELGWPEAGLSWETVANLSAADNAWAERDREQWGAFRISLVENVAAEPTISAVSALTRAVGALPTGDTEQSEEARFEAQAQLLLLERRVEYLGTTTNEQLEQLRAVDENDELLRTVSAIPLTEQMVWLYNGGGRSAAPDTPLAVWYPEDGASDADYPFARLQVPWADEGSDEAAAALLEAMQAPEGAERLAAAGFRGSSRETTPELIEAGGMRPDLAPPEPEPVPALIVGPLTEAWRGLSQTGNLLAVIDVSGSMVTEVPGTGASRLELSAQGMAAGIQLLDPASSAGIWEFSTRLNGDQDHRELVPLGQLSDQFRAGTRQQAAVAAIRGLQPREDTGLFDTIAASYEHMLDNYETGRLNAVIFFTDGQNDDDDGISLQQLQARLRDLVDPQRPVLFIGVGYGPEADFGTLESVTAITGGRLYELDRPEDIRNVFIDVQTGDLG; from the coding sequence GTGCAGGAGAGGGTCGAACCGAACACGCGACGATCCTGGCTGCTCCGGGGGGCGGTCGCCCTGTCGGCGATCGTGCTCGGTGTCCTGGTCGGCTTCGCGCTCGTCGGCTTCGACATCGTGGATCGCAGCGAGACCACGTCGACGGCCGAGGTCGGGTCGACCGCCTCGCAGTCGCCCGACGCATCGTGCCCGTCCGCGGAGCAAGCCGAACTGGTCGTCGCCGCCGCACCCGAGATCGCAGCTGCGGTGCGCAACATCGCCCGTGAGGCCGCGGAGCGGGCCTCGCTGCGCTGCGTCCAGATCGAGGTCCGTGGCGTCGCACCACCCACGGTGCGTGATGCGCTGAGTCGCGGATGGAACACGGAGAGCGACGGACCGGCGCCGCACGTATGGATCCCCACGACGTCGACCGAGCTCGCGCTGGCGGCGGGCACGCGCGGCGTCGGCGACATGCTCGACGTGTCCGACGCGCCGTCGGTCGCGCGGTCGCCCTCCGTCATCGCGATGCCGCAGCCGATGGCCGACGAGCTGGGGTGGCCGGAGGCGGGCCTGTCGTGGGAGACTGTCGCGAACCTGTCGGCGGCCGACAACGCATGGGCGGAGCGGGACCGCGAACAGTGGGGGGCGTTCCGCATCAGCCTGGTGGAGAACGTCGCGGCGGAACCGACGATCTCCGCCGTGTCCGCGCTGACGCGAGCGGTCGGCGCGCTGCCGACCGGCGACACGGAGCAGTCCGAGGAGGCCCGCTTCGAGGCGCAGGCGCAGCTCCTGCTCCTCGAGCGTCGCGTCGAGTACCTCGGGACCACGACCAACGAGCAGCTCGAACAGCTACGTGCGGTGGACGAGAACGACGAGCTGCTGCGGACCGTGTCGGCGATCCCGCTGACCGAGCAGATGGTGTGGCTGTACAACGGCGGAGGACGGAGCGCGGCCCCGGACACCCCGCTGGCCGTGTGGTACCCGGAGGACGGCGCGTCGGATGCCGACTACCCGTTCGCGCGGCTGCAGGTCCCTTGGGCCGACGAGGGGTCCGACGAAGCGGCGGCGGCGCTGCTCGAGGCGATGCAGGCCCCGGAGGGTGCCGAGCGCCTCGCCGCCGCCGGGTTCCGCGGCAGCTCGCGCGAGACGACCCCCGAGCTGATCGAGGCCGGCGGCATGCGCCCGGACCTGGCGCCACCGGAGCCCGAGCCGGTGCCCGCGCTGATCGTCGGTCCGTTGACCGAGGCGTGGCGCGGACTGAGCCAGACCGGCAACCTGCTCGCTGTCATCGACGTGTCGGGCTCGATGGTCACCGAGGTGCCGGGCACGGGCGCAAGTCGCCTGGAGCTGTCGGCGCAGGGCATGGCGGCCGGCATCCAGCTGCTCGACCCTGCCTCGTCGGCCGGCATCTGGGAGTTCTCGACCCGCCTGAACGGTGACCAGGACCATCGCGAGCTCGTGCCCCTCGGCCAGCTCAGCGATCAGTTCCGGGCCGGGACCCGTCAGCAGGCGGCGGTCGCGGCCATCCGGGGACTGCAGCCCCGTGAGGACACCGGCCTGTTCGACACGATCGCCGCGAGCTACGAGCACATGCTCGACAACTACGAGACCGGACGTCTCAACGCCGTGATCTTCTTCACCGACGGCCAGAACGACGATGACGACGGCATCTCGCTCCAGCAGCTGCAGGCCCGGCTGCGGGATCTCGTGGACCCGCAACGGCCGGTGCTGTTCATCGGCGTCGGCTACGGACCGGAGGCCGACTTCGGGACCCTCGAGTCGGTCACCGCCATCACCGGCGGCAGGCTGTACGAGCTCGACCGGCCCGAGGACATCCGCAACGTGTTCATCGACGTGCAGACCGGCGACCTCGGCTGA
- a CDS encoding ABC transporter permease, producing the protein MAVEARPGAAVATGRPSPAAMVWTFLRYENSTFWRSPIAAFFTLIFPLVFLVLLSALIGNEEVPDSGGLRVAQFLTPAVAAFAATTASFTSLAIGVVIERDDGILKRVRGTPLAPWMYLVARIGSTVWVAVLSVALMVAVGVAFFGVELIARTAPAAVLTVIVGIGCFAALGLAVVTVAPSQGATQALTNAIILPLAFISDIFSIGPLPTWLERLGWFFPLKHFANALADTFDPFSTGPQFGWDHLAVMTAWGVAGALIALRFFRWEPARAGRRAGRRTPARAGPAPTPDPALVLRPVDQGSQPGVIGLIAQQTGYATRAFWRDTASAFFTVGFPVMLLLLLPVVFGDQEIEARGGVPLTQFLAGVLAVFGAATAAYADFAERVARARDTGVLKRIHGTPLPVWAFMTGRMTSAIVVAFVSLTVTITVGVLVHDVELVPRALPGLATSVIVGIACFAALGLALAAAAPTARAVPAIANATLLPLAFFSDIFLIGDLPRWMDIVGWIFPLKHFANAVADGVNPTVPGAGFFPDHLAVMAVWAVAAFVVARRRWTWEPRT; encoded by the coding sequence GTGGCGGTTGAGGCGCGCCCCGGTGCGGCCGTCGCGACCGGTCGCCCGTCGCCGGCCGCGATGGTGTGGACGTTCCTGCGCTACGAGAACAGCACCTTCTGGCGCTCCCCGATCGCGGCGTTCTTCACGCTCATCTTCCCGCTGGTGTTCCTCGTGCTGCTGTCGGCCCTGATCGGCAACGAGGAGGTGCCCGACAGCGGAGGCCTGCGCGTGGCGCAGTTCCTCACGCCGGCGGTCGCGGCGTTCGCGGCGACGACGGCGTCGTTCACGTCGCTGGCGATCGGCGTCGTGATCGAGCGGGACGACGGGATCCTCAAACGCGTGCGTGGCACGCCGCTGGCGCCGTGGATGTACCTCGTGGCGCGCATCGGCTCGACCGTGTGGGTCGCGGTGCTGTCGGTCGCGCTGATGGTCGCCGTGGGCGTCGCATTCTTCGGTGTCGAGTTGATCGCGCGCACCGCTCCGGCGGCGGTGCTGACCGTCATTGTCGGCATCGGCTGCTTCGCGGCCCTGGGTCTGGCCGTCGTCACGGTCGCACCGTCCCAGGGCGCCACGCAGGCGTTGACCAACGCGATCATCCTGCCGCTGGCGTTCATCTCCGACATCTTCTCGATCGGCCCGTTGCCGACGTGGCTGGAACGCCTCGGCTGGTTCTTCCCGCTCAAGCACTTCGCCAACGCGCTGGCCGACACCTTCGATCCCTTCTCGACCGGCCCCCAGTTCGGTTGGGACCACCTGGCGGTCATGACGGCGTGGGGGGTGGCCGGTGCGCTGATCGCGTTGCGCTTCTTCCGCTGGGAGCCGGCACGCGCGGGCCGGCGCGCCGGACGACGGACGCCGGCGCGGGCGGGGCCTGCGCCGACGCCTGATCCCGCGCTGGTGCTGCGACCCGTCGACCAAGGGTCGCAACCGGGTGTGATCGGTCTGATCGCGCAGCAGACCGGCTACGCCACACGTGCGTTCTGGCGCGACACCGCCTCGGCGTTCTTCACCGTCGGCTTCCCGGTCATGCTGCTGCTCCTGCTGCCCGTCGTGTTCGGCGACCAGGAGATCGAGGCGCGCGGCGGCGTGCCCCTCACCCAGTTCCTCGCGGGCGTGCTCGCCGTGTTCGGTGCTGCCACCGCAGCGTACGCCGACTTCGCCGAGCGCGTCGCGCGTGCGCGCGACACGGGTGTGCTCAAGCGCATCCACGGCACGCCGCTGCCGGTGTGGGCGTTCATGACGGGGCGCATGACGTCGGCGATCGTCGTGGCGTTCGTCAGCCTGACCGTCACGATCACCGTCGGCGTGCTCGTGCACGACGTCGAGCTGGTCCCCCGGGCACTGCCGGGCCTCGCGACGTCGGTCATCGTGGGCATCGCGTGCTTCGCCGCGCTCGGCCTGGCACTCGCGGCCGCCGCGCCGACCGCCCGGGCGGTCCCGGCCATAGCCAACGCGACCCTGCTGCCGCTGGCGTTCTTCTCCGACATCTTCCTGATCGGCGACCTGCCGCGGTGGATGGACATCGTCGGATGGATCTTTCCGTTGAAGCACTTCGCGAACGCCGTGGCGGACGGGGTCAACCCGACCGTCCCGGGCGCGGGATTCTTCCCCGATCACCTCGCCGTGATGGCGGTGTGGGCCGTGGCGGCGTTCGTGGTGGCCCGACGGCGATGGACGTGGGAGCCGCGCACCTGA